DNA from Daphnia pulicaria isolate SC F1-1A chromosome 3, SC_F0-13Bv2, whole genome shotgun sequence:
CCCCGGAAAGGAGCATTGGAAGGCTTTGAAACGTATTCTAGCCTATCTCCAAAAAACAATCAACTTTGGTCTTCTCTTTGGTGGTGGAAGGAGCGAAATATGTGGTTATTGTGATTCGGACTACGCCGGAGATCTGGAGAGCAGAAGATCCACGTCAGGAGCCATCTTCACTCTGCACAATGGTGCCGTGTCATGGTTCAGTCGGTGCCAGACATTCGTAGCCCTCTCCACAACAGAGGCCGAGTTCATTTCAGCAGCGGAAGGTACAAAAGAAGGGATTTGGCTAAAACGCCTCCATCTCGAACTGGGAGCTACTGAATCGGCAACACCTCTTCGATGTGATAATCAAGGTGCTATTGCACTGATCCATGACCCTCTATTTCATCAGCGCACGAAGCACATGGATGTGCGCTTCTTCTTCATACGGGACGCTCAACAAGAGGGACGAATCAACGTCTCATGCATTGAAACTGAATCAATCAACTGGCAGACATCTTTACAAGCCCTCGCCGTCCCAAGATTCTAGAAACTACGCAAAGAACTCAACATTTGCGAACTTTCAGAGTAGAACTGTTTGAGGGACGATTATTGCGTTTCAGCACTTGGACACTTGACTTGAGGGACGTGttgtattctttatttttcaactcaaGCGTTCCCCTAACTATGTTGCTGAACCCAACTGTTGCAAAAAACTTTCTCTTCCACTTCTTCTTGTCAAAGTTCCCTTCGTCTGCTATACGACGTCTTTcacacttcttcttctacttcaacCGCGTTTCAACATATAAGTATTCTGTCTGAAATTATCATCTGTAAAGTGTGTGTTCTCGTATAGCATACTTTGGTATTAAACTCTCTTTATTTCTATCAAGAGCATGCGTTCATCATTCTTAATTCTAACATATAAACTCTACAGATACGTACCGAAGGATTGTAAATGCGCAATTGTGGCACCTGCTCTAAAGCCAAACAAACCAGCAGAAAGCGCCGACTCATACAGACCAATTTCCCTCACTTCATGTCTCTGTAAAGCTATGGAGAAAATTATTAACAACAGACTGAAGTGGCATCTAGACCGTCTAAACTTACTCCCCAAGGTCCAGACCGGGTTCCGAAGAGGATGCACCTGACAACCTGATCCGGACAGAGTCAGCAATCAAACGAGCTCAAAAACAGCCACTCCACCACAGCAATCTTCTTAGACATATCCGAAGCGTATGACAATGCCTGGATAACTTGACTCCTGTTTAAATTAACAAAAGCAGAAGTTAAAGGACGCACCCTGTTATGGCTTAAGAACTTTCTTACCGGCAGAAGAATCAGAACCCGGGTAGATGACGACCTCTCTGATGAAAGAGAGATATTCAAAGGAGTACCCCAAGGAAGTGTCCTCAGCCCCCTACTTTTCAACATCATGCTTGTGAACTTTCCAACGCCGGACAACGGATGCGAAATATCCCTTTTCGCTGATGACATCGCGATCTACTACACCGCTAAGACGAAGAAAGAGGCAGAGGGACCGCTCCAGGACCTACTAGATAAGATAGAAGAATGGGCCATCAGTTGGAACTTCCAATTCTCCGTGGATAAATGTGCTTCGCTAACATTCACAAAGAAAACGACAAATGAACCAGAACACCGATTTAAACTCAGTGGAGCCGACATAAGTGACGAAGTTCTCCAATACAAATTCCTAGGAATCACATTGGATCAAAAACTCTCATGGGAACTCCACACGAAGAAAATCATCAACAAGATACAGAAGAGAGCTAACTTAATCCGTACGTTGACATACGGAAAGAATACCTTGAAACTGCCACTCCTTATCCGTATCTTCAAAACCATGATCCGGAGCGACTACGACTACGGCTCGTTCGTCCTTGGATCCATGcgtaaaacaagaaagaaacaagtttAATCAAGCCCGAAATCAGATTCTCCGCATCATACTAGGCTGCTTTAAATCTACCCCAAGAGCTTTACTAAACATGGAAACTGGCATCCACCCAGTTGAGAGTATATGGGAACAACTAGCCTACAGATACCTCATCAGACTTAACGAAAAACCATGGAACCCAGCATATGACACAGTCCAACAACTAATCAAAGCAACGGCGAAATGGAAACACAACAGCACCCCAGCAGCCATTATCTATCTGAGGAAACTAGACCAGACAACTAAAACCCTCTTCAAATTTCCCGTCTTCCGCCATGGAAACACATTCCCACCAAATACTTCCCtcttaagaaaaaagaagcactCAACTCAACTCGAACAGCCCAAATCTTCCTGTCCCTTACTTCATTACAAGACCCCAACCACCTAGCAATCTACAATGATGGATCAGTGTGCGAGTCTTCCAAAACATCCACATGTGCATCCTACGTTCCCCTacatggagaaaaaaaggcctGGTTCCTTCAAAAACCCCACCGACAGCTTTGTCGCAGAACTATATGCCATTAGGCAAGCCCTCTACTACTTGAACGAGCATGATATTTCGTCAGTCACCATCTACACTGACTCCAAATCAGGGCTCTTCCCTACCAAGACAAGTTTTTtgctatcgaaaaacgattaatacagggttgtagatctttttaTGCCGATCATTTTTCATATatggtttagggtgtgcaaatgagcgggagtgcccgtaaaacgcgttcaaagtttcgagttttacggggctgacgcgcagcccacgccggccagaaagggggtcgagcgggggggtggcgcgtacccatgggagaggggtgagtgaaggggggGTATTcctgggccatactatacGAGCCCATGTTTCCCAATCTGTTCCCATGTCaccggtggtctaatggtcagcatcCCGGGCTGATATGTCGAAGGaccgaggttcgaatctcgaaaagagaaattcaaaaacaattgaGCCATATGATAGCTAGCCGTCAATTACCTAAGACATTGACTTATGCAATTGAACATGTGACCGCACGATATAGCAGTGACAGGTGCTattgtctttttaaaattttaaaatttaaattttttaaaaatttatttttcgactTGGTCGTGATTCGATCCTCGGTACTTCGACATGTAActccgatcttccacttccatcaaCAACAGCtttatgtaatgcaacatatgaccgcatgatatagcAGTGACTGATGTTAttcccattttaaaattttaaaatttcaattgtttttgaatttctcttttcGACTGGGCCAAGATTCGAACCTCGGTCCTTCGACATATCAGCCCGGgatgctgaccattagaccaccggtGACATGGGAACAGATGGGGAAACATGGGCTCgtatagtatggcccaggtatatcccccttcactcacccctctcccatgggtacgcgcCACCCCCCTGCTCGAccccctttctggccggcgtgggctgcgcgtcagccccgtaaaactcgaaactttgaacgcgttttacgggcactcccgctcatttgcacaccctaaaccatatatgaaaaatgatcagcataaaaagatctacaaccctgtattaatcgtttttcgatagcaAAAAACTTGTCTTGGTAGGGAAGAGCCCAAATCAGCTGTTCAAGcaagttcaaatttcaaatgggaAGCAAGTACAGCTGTACCTGaaataattaatcaaattagaAATCTTAATTCATCGGGGACCCAAGTCACATTAATGTGGATACCTTCACATGCTGGGATACCAGGAAACGAAATTGCTGACCAACTGGCCActgaaatccaaaaaaaaacgaaaaaggatCTGGGAAAATAcaatccaaaataaaatagacaTTAACCAAACTATTAACAAAgtcaaaactaaataaaacaacatcaccttcaagaaactgaaaacacaatcaaACAACATGGCGGTGACGCAAAGAAACGAGACTGGAGTCTTACCTTGGCGCATTAACAAGAAACGAAATATCCAAACAGCAATGCTTCGGTTACGCAGCGGGCACAATAAACTAAATCACTTCATGAGCAGATTGGACTCCGAAATACCTGATGAATGTCCTCAGCCCAGAACAAGAAGACGCGTCACATGTGCTCCTCTACTGCCAAGAATATTCCGAAGCGAGGGACAACCTCGAAAGGAAACTCCTCCCCCTCAACATCCCGATCGACGTACTGACCCTACTAGGACTGAATGGCTCCATCCCTAAACACACGCAAACGAAAATAGTGGTTTCCGTCATACCCTGGTAGCACGCCTCTATCTATAGGATATACGTCGCACATCTTTTCAGCCGAGTGAGATATCTTAACCCGACGTCCATAGGATTGCCTGTATCTATACTAATGTCGCGCTGTAAGACATCTAAATGGGTACGGCTTACAGCCGTCTTCAAAatacttaaatttaagcaaaaagaaaaaagaaacgttcctCGATGGGCGCGAAACCACATTCTTTGGAGTGGTACTCCAGTGCTCTACCCACTACACCACTCTCTATTACTTTTCAATTGTATTTGGTTCAACGGTTGTAAATTAATATTAGcagttaaaataagaaaaatctaaagtcCTTGTCTTCCTCATCTATCCTGTGGACAGATAATTTGGACATCTCACAGACGTCATGTTACGTCTGTCTGTTAAGCGTCTGATTACTAGTACAAATGGATGTCCGTGATCGTATGAGAAACGTACATCTATAGTACATCTATACGAAGATAGCATAAGGCCGTAGTAAATTGATTATCCATGTGATATCCAATGTAGGTTGTATCTAGATAAGATTTGATCTagacattaagacatctatatgATAGACGATGGATGTAAGTGTGCTACCAGGGTAGCCTTCCTTCTCGAATCACATCTTATTaaaagaatttaatttaaccGTCCAAATTCTTTGTTATTCCCCCTCCCCTTTctcgtgtctatttttttgcCTTCGTGCTATGTAACtacaacaaaaattcaataaatcgAAGCGAAGGTATGTAAGGGACGCCATggattaaatttgattttgatttgatttatttataacaCGCATTATCCAAATAAAGTTCTAATGACGCGGAAAGTACAGTCAGGGTAAGAGTCACAGAAAAAGCATAAGACACATCAATCGAAAAGGTGcttgaataaaagagaacgaaACTTGGGGAGTGTGGTGGCATTACGAACAGAAAGAGGGAGTCGGTTCCAGATGGCAGGAGCGACCTTTGCAAAAGATCGATCACCAAGATTAACATGGCGAGTGCGAGGAAAGCAAAGTAGAGCAGATGAAGATGAGCGTAggctgcgtgagttttcaaGAGGAATGATTAGACGAGTCAGGTAAGGTGGTGTGGAGCCATTTAAACAACGATAGGTCAGGGTGGCAATACGAAAAGTGATGGCGACCCGTAAACTGTCACCAGTGGCAACCAGCCATGGCCAGTAACACCTACcgtatcaaatcaaaaatatcTTCCATTTTCGATCTCTTCAAGGTATGATGCAGACCGTAGTGAGATGTGAccacagaattaattttacgggtatcttcactgtgttataaattcgggacagccttAAGGCGATTTTTTAactaattttaacaattttagtGGATTTGAACCAACGACTAAAAGTTTCATGGCGCATGTATCTGATAGGGTCACTTAATCCACTGAGCCACCTGAACCATGATTCAACATATTTCATAACAAACTAAGTTGGAATTAACAATGAGGGAATGCAAGACTCTTTTACAAAATCATCAATTTAGACGTaatgaaaaaactttcagcaTGATCAACATTCCACCTCAAAATAAGTGTCGTCAAACTGCACGTAACTTAAAAGAAGTTAGTAAATCCCAAATATTGACACTTCAACTATTGCCATCTTGTGTACATTATACTGTTTCAATTTTGTGTACTTGGGTGTCCCGATTTTGTGTTATGGGTTTTATCACCAGCAAGCTTCACGATCgattttatgcaaatttcttatttattcttGCATTTCTAATGGAATCTAGAGATTCTGTCGAGCTCTTTATTTTAAGACTAAATGCAGCTCAAAATAACCCCTAAATAGTAAATACCTTAATATGGATGGATTTCAAACGTCCCAAATCtagtttttttctaagtcctttttcataatatattttttgtcatatctttaaaatttgtacAGCTACATTGACATGGTTGTATAAAACGTAGATCCGttcgttttctttaatttcagcaACTTTCCCTTTCAAAAATCGGgttaatttttcgtttttctattatactgaaaaatgttatttcgtcccaaataagaaattttcggGCCTGTCCCGAATTAGATGGCCTACTTTACCCTttacgtttgatttttttttttcgcacactaaatttattcatAATTGCACCAAATTGTTACAATTAGATAGCTAATGAAAGATTTACtacaattttatatttttttaaatcttttatttcCACCAGAACGTGTGTTTACacgggtaaaaaaataaaaaacaacaaaattcaaataactttttaaacaTGTTCTGCACGATATTATTCACGGGGATTTTGAACAGAGCTATATTGTAATGATATGAACAGTGCTCACCAACAAAATAActattaaaaatttgtttggggtGAAATGTCTTATTTGACTATACTAAGGGTCGCGTCACCATACCATGATGACCATCATACTCTCTATCACTCTCTGGCATGGTGttttagtatggtgggggaacttatggttggaatcggctatctcggctgaagccagtggtcacctatgatcagcgctgcctggtggacaattgggtgaactatgagctataaacggtttgaaaattttccaagTCCGATTCCACTTTGCTTATGTACTTATAAAGctataaaatcgtaaaaaatgagtcaataacagtaattaagtattattttccagcttaaattatttcaaaattaatagacaacaaatatgaaaaaaaaaatgatgtatTTTAGATTTGAATCTTTCTTCCAAATAGTCGTAGCTCGTGACGCTAGCCACTGCGACAACCGGTTGATATCtgcatttgaaaatgttaaatatatatactattttacagacgaattattttacaaaagattAGTATTTTGGTTCATAGAGGGCACCGACAATAGGTGACCAGCCCTGCAATTGGCTGTtaagaatttttacttttcactaagctccgcctcttgtccggaaactggcttcattcgagatagccgattccaacaaaagttcccccaccatactaatacaccatgttCTCTGGTGACGCCAGTCGCCAACTCGCCTTCACCCCTCCATCACTTTGCTAGAACTCTGGCCGGGGCAACAGCCCAATTTCCCGGCCATGTATTTACAGCAGCCCTCACCATTACAGGAAACACAGTACCATCGTACCTATCGAAGAATAAAGTGTCATGGCtgcctaaatttaaaaaaaaccttaataATTCTTTCTTCTGCAACGTGTTGTTTCTAGGtaaattacaaaatcaaaGTTTAAATAATTTCTAAGAGTGATTAAACTGGATTTGCTATTCACGAATTCGAAGAATTTTGAAACTACAGTGTcgttaataaaattaatgaacgTGCGTCTCAgccaatcccccccccccccccgcacacacacacacactctctaAAATGACGTGTCGAACTGTCGGCTAGAATGATTCAATATCTTAAAACTTATTTCTAGGATATTCCGCTGTTATGATGATCCCTGACCAAGGAGCTGATTCAAGGCAAAGTCCTAATCTATTAATGCAGTTCTTTAAGAGGCTGGGACAagtaataaattgttttacattcttatactttttattttgggttggtatttaaattacaaataaCTTTCAATTATTGCATTGAAGGCACTGTCTAGTTAACACAAGATGTAGATAAAAGGTTATGTAATatgaaaaattgtaatttttagtCCTATCAGTCTCTTTTGGATAAGTCGACTCCTCATCCAATGTCAAGATGGATCTTCACTTTTCTATTGATAACACTATTTTTGGCAAGAGTTTTTTTCAGCAAGGTAAGTGAGAAAACCCTTCTTTGAACCCTTCTTTAAATCCATAActgatgaattttctcttttgtgtatAGGGATGGTATATAGTCACCTATGCATTGGGCATTTACCATTTGAATCTATTCATTGCATTTCTCTCTCCTAAAATTGATCCTGCTATGTCTGATTTTGAAggtaatttgttttcctaaaagaaaaatatcatttttatTGAACTTGTTTGTTTAGAGTCAGAAGATGGTCCTGAATTGCCAACAAAAGTTAATGAAGAATTTCGGCCATTTATCAGACGACTACCAGAATTTAAGTTTTGGTATTCAGTCTCAAAATCAACTGTTATTGCTGTGTTTTGCACTTTCTTTGAAGTGTTTAATGTCCCTGTATTTTGGCCTATACTTGTGATGTACTTCATCACACTTTTCTGCCTCACTATGAAACGCCAGATAAAGGTGATTTCTCATACATAATTATAGAATATGTCAACTAATATCATCTCTTTTTCAGCATATGATTAAATACCGTTACATACCATTCACCCACGGAAAACCCAAGTATCAGGTAGATAACAGCAAAGGGTTTTCGGGAAATATCcctaaaaaat
Protein-coding regions in this window:
- the LOC124328341 gene encoding protein RER1-like, whose product is MMIPDQGADSRQSPNLLMQFFKRLGQSYQSLLDKSTPHPMSRWIFTFLLITLFLARVFFSKGWYIVTYALGIYHLNLFIAFLSPKIDPAMSDFEESEDGPELPTKVNEEFRPFIRRLPEFKFWYSVSKSTVIAVFCTFFEVFNVPVFWPILVMYFITLFCLTMKRQIKHMIKYRYIPFTHGKPKYQVDNSKGFSGNIPKK